A region of the Kribbella sp. NBC_01245 genome:
CCGAGGCGCAGGCGATCGGCGTACCGCTGACCGACGTCATCCAGCACATCGAGAAGGCCAATGCCGAAAAGGGGGAGGAGGCGAAATGAGTGGGCTGAGTGTGCGGACCGAGGACCTAACCGTCCGGTTCGGCGATGTGACCGCCGTGGACGGGCTCGACCTGAGGCTCGCGCCGGGCAAGATCCACGGTCTGCTCGGCCGCAACGGCTCGGGCAAGAGCACGCTGGCCGCGCTGCTGGCGGGCTTTCGCCGGCAGACCTTCGGCCGGATCCTGATCGAGGGTGCCGAGGTCGGCGAAGGCGGCGAGCCGTACGAGAACGCCGCCATCACCAGCACGGTCTGCCTGATCCGCGAGTCCGGCGACGTGGCCCAGCCGATCCCGGTGCGTTGTGCCGTGGAGTTCGCGCGGGACTTGCGCCCGTTCTGGAGCGACGAGGTGGCGGGCGAGCTGCTGGACAAGTTCGAGCTGTCGCCGAAGAAGCGCATCCAGAGTCTGTCGCGAGGGAAGAAGTCGGCGCTCGGTGTCGTGCTCGGGATCGCCAGCCGGGCGCCGCTGACGATCTTCGACGAGTCCTACCTCGGTATGGATGTGCCGTCGCGCAACCTCTTCTATGACGCGCTGCTGGCCGATTACGCCGAGGCGCCGCGGACGATCGTGCTGTCGACGCACCTGGTCAGCGAGGTCAGCGCCTTGCTGGAAGAGGTCGTGATCCTGGACGAGGGCCGCCTCGTCACCCAGGCGCCGGTCGAGACCCTGCGTGGACGCGGTGCCGCCCTGGTTGGCCCGGCCGCAACGGTCGACGAGCTCACCGGCGGTCTCACAGTCCTGTCCGAACAACGCCTGGGCGGCACGAAGTCCACCACCGTCTTCGGCGATCTCGACGACGGTCTCCGGACCAGGGCGCGCTCGGCCGGCGTCGAACTCGGCCCGGTCGGCCTGCAGGAACTCTTCGTCCACCTGACCCAGAACAGCTCGGCCCAGAACAGCTCGACCCAGAACGGCAACGCGACGAACGGCAACGCGACGAAGGAGGCGCACCGATGAGTGCCACTACCAGTGTTACGACGGAGGTGCGGCCGGTTCAGCGGACCACGGACACGGCCGCCAACGTCTGGCGGATCGTCCGGTTCATCGCCTACTCGTTGCGCGCGATGTTGCTCGGCTACTGGTTGATCATGGTGGTCGGGTTCACCCTGGTCGGCGTCGGCATCCACCTCGCGACCGGCACGCTGGACGAGAGTGTCTGGGACTACGCCTCCCAGTCACCGAAATACTTCAGCTCGGCCATCGGGATCATGCTGATGCCGACGTTCTTCGCCCTGCTGGTCGCCCACGGCGTTACTCGCCGCACGATCGCGCAGGCCGGTACGGCGGTGCTGTTGCTGAGCGCCACGGCAACGACGTGCCTGTGGATCGTGATGTACCAGCTCGAGTCTGCGGTCTACGCCTGGCAGGACTGGCCGCAGAAGTTCATGAACCCACACGTCTTCACGAGCAACTCGCAGGTCGGCCTGATCTTCCTCGAGTTCTTCCTGCTGATCATGTCGCACCAGGTGTCGGGCTGGATCATCGCGACCGGGTTCTTCCGGTTCGGCTTCTGGACCGGCCTGCTGGTGCTGCCGGTCGGCCTGATCCCGGCCGTGGTCACCGAGTTCCTCCTGATCGCCGGTTGGGTCGGGCAGGTGCTCGGCTGGGACCGCGCGCCGCTGGCCGTCTCCGTGCCGGTTGTGCTGGCGATCGTCGCCGCCGGGCTCTACGGCAACTACCTGATGATGCGGCCGATCGGGCTCAAACAAGTCAAGTAAGTCCCGCTAGACCCTCACAAATCCTCACTAGCAGAAAGGGCGGCTTCGCCATGCCCGAAAACCTGGTCGTCGTTGATCACCTGCACAAGTCGTACGGCGCCACGGTGGCCGTCGACGATGTCTCCCTGACCGTCCGCCGAGGTGAGATCTTCGGCATCCTCGGCCCGAACGGCGCGGGCAAGACCACCACGGTCGAGGCCATCGCCGGACTGCGGACGCCCGACCGTGGCACCGTACGCGTCGCCGGTCTCGACCCGCGGGCCGACCGCGCAAAGACCACGGCCGTCGTCGGCGTACAGCTCCAGGCGGCCGAACTGCCCGAGAAACTCCGGGTCGAAGAAGCGCTCAGCCTGTACGCCTCGTTCTACCCGTCACCCGCGGATCCCGAACAGTTGCTGGCGAAACTCGGTCTGACCAAGGTCCGGAAGAGTGCCTTCGGCAAGCTTTCCGGGGGCCAGAAGCAACGACTCTCGATCGCGCTCGCCCTGGTCGGCAATCCCGAACTGGCCATCCTCGACGAACTCACCACCGGCCTCGACCCGCAGGCCCGTCGCGACACCTGGGAGCTGATCCGCCAGGTCCGCGACTCCGGCGTCACGATCATCCTGGTCACCCACTTCATGGAAGAAGCCGAACACCTCTGCGACCGCCTCGCCATCATCGACGCCGGCCGCGTAGTAGCCCTCGACACCCCCGCCGGCCTCATCGGCGCCGCCACAACCGCCCAACGCATCACCTTCCGCCTCGCAGAAGCCGCCGAGCTCGACGACGCCATCCTGACCCGCCTCCCCGAGGTCGCGTCAGTCACCCGCGACGGCGCCCGCATCGTTGTCACCGGCAACGACAACCTCCTGGTCCCCCTGATCACCACCCTCGCCGCCCACGGCCACACCCCCCAAGACCTCCACACCGAACGCGCCACCCTCGACGACGCCTTCCTCTCCCTAGCCGGCCACACCTACGCCGCCGCCTAGCCCTCCCGCGCCGCCGTGCGCCCCGCCTCCGCCGTGCGCCCGCCTCCGCCGTGCGCCCCGCCTCCGCCGTGCGCCCCGCCTCCGCCGTGCGCCCCGCCTCCGCCGTGTCGCAATTCCAATCATCGGACCCTCGTGACGCGGCGTGTCGCGGTTCATCGGGCCCTTCTGACCACGCATGTCCTCTCGATCGGAGCACCGACCATGAGCCAGACGCTCACCTTGACCCGGACCGAGTCCAAGTTGTTCCTGCGCGAATGGACCGGCCTGTTCTTCGTCTTCGCGCTACCGCTCGGCCTGCTGGCGATCTTCTCGATGATCAGCAGCGGCGACACCTCCGACCCGGCGCAGAACATCCCGGCGAGTTTCCTGCCGACGATGGCGATCGGGATCGGCGTCTCGATGCTCGGCATGGCGACGCTGCCGATGGTCCTCGCGACGTACCGGGAGAAGGGCATTCTCCGCCGCCTCTCGACCACCCCGGCGCGCCCGCTCAAAGTGCTGCTCGCCCAGCTCGTCGTCCACCTGACGGCCGCCGCAATGGTCGTCGTGCTCATCGTCGGCGTCGGCGCCCTGGCCTTCGACGCGGCGCTGCCCGAGTCGGCGCTCAAGTTCACCGTCGCCGCCCTGCTGACCGCCGCCGGCCTGTTCTCGATCGGCCTGGTGATCGCGGCGCTGCTGCCGACGGCGAAGGGCGCGAGCATCGTCGGCAACGTGCTGTTCTTCCCGAGCATGTTCTTCGCCGGCGTCTGGACCCCCGGCGACGTGATGCCCGAGTCGCTCCGCTGGCTCCGCGACGTCACCCCGATGGGCGCGGGCATGAGCGCCCTCCAGGACGCCTGGGCCGGCACCTGGCCCGACCCCACCCACGTCATCGCCCTTGTGACCGTCACTGCCGTCTGCCTGGTCGTCGCGTCGCGCTACTTCCGCTGGGAGTGACCGGCGAGGTTATGCACAGGGCCTGTGCATAACTTGGGGCGAAGGTGTGGATTAAGTCGCGTGGGGTGTGGATGACACGCCGATGGCGTCCGAATGTCGGATCTCCTTCTGTGCAAGGGGTTGTGCCCGGCCGGATCGGGGAGGTACAACTTTCACACGTCGTTCGAATCCGGACGACGGGATCGGGCGGAAACCGAAGTTCTCACCGACGGGCCACTTCCATGCGCGGGAGCCGCCGGAGCAGACCGGTGACGAGGTCTGTGGTTCAGACGGGTCGTCCGTGAGGCTGGGGACGTCACTTTCCTCTGGCTGTCGATGGGCCCCTCCGACTCATACGCGGAGGGGCCTATCCTTGTCCCCGACTCCTAACGCAACGTGATCCGCAGAGACGCGTGCGAGGTCTCGGTAATGACCCGGAGCTCGGTGCCGCGGGCCGTCTCCACCAATCGGTGCGGCACGGTTCGATCGTTCATCCGCACGGACGCGATCTCCGCACCAGCCGGCAGTACGGCACCGATGGTGAGAGCAGCCGGTACGTCGTTGAGGCGTACGTCGGTGCTCAGCGTCTTGCCGACCTGACGCGCCGATACGTCGATGCTGCCGCGCCCCAACCGGATGTTGCTGGCGGCAACCTTGTTCTGGCCGGCCGGCAGTTGCGGTACGACGCTGAGCTGGTGCCGCCCGAGTGCGGGTGATACCCCGAGGTACTGGTGGACGACCGGCCACAGCACGCCGTACGTTCCCCACGCCTGCAAGTTCATCGAACGGTCGTAGAAAGGCCGATCGATATTCGCGATGAAGTCCGGCGACGGCGCGATCTCCGGCATCGCGCCGGGCGTCTCCCAGACCTTCGGATCGAGTTGGATCCGCGCGTTGCCGGTCGTGTATCGCTGCTGCTGCAATGGCCCGAGTCGTCCGAAGTTGCCCTCGGCAACCGCCATGATCGAGGTGTTGAGCGAGAAGATGCTGCGCTCGCTCTTGACGGCCGAGACCACCGAATCGCAGGACGGCCCCGGGTTGCCGGCGGGATCACTCGTCGGACCGCTGCCGGTGTGGAACAGCCCGAATTCCCCTGTGTAGCAAGGAGTTTCGCGCTGCGCCAAAGCGGTCAGCCCATGAGCCCGTGACGCCAACGGGCCAACCCCGGCGGGCCGGGTCAGTTCGACCTCCATCGGGGTGACGCCGGTCCAGTGCCGCTGGAAGATGGGCTTGTTGTCGTTCGCCGGATCGGCCGGATCGTCGACCGAGTCGGCATAACCCTTGGCCGCGTCCACCCACCACTGCGACTCGAAGCGTCGTTCGAGGTCTTCCGCCTTCGCCGTCGCCCAGGCCTCGACCGCGCCATCCCGGCGGGATGCGGCCAGGTCCGCGAGATCGCGCAGACCCCGCGCGAGGTAGACCGTGCTGTCGAGCTTCTCCACGCCCATCCCGCTGCGTTCCACATTCGCCAGCCCCTCGGGCCAGCCGTCCTTGTCGTCGTCGAGTTCGCGATAGACGTAGCGCAGGTTCCGGACGCTGAAGTCGTACATCTCGTCGCGGAAGCGGTCATCCCCGGTCCATCGCCACAGCAGCGCCACGATGCTCGGGAACTTCACCGTCTCGTCGGTATTACCCGCGCTCTGGTTCGAACCGAAGTACACGTCACCGGTCGGCATCACCTCGTGCACGACCTTGCCGCTGCCCTTGTTCACCTGGTCGCTGATGTCCCGCAGGGCGCGCAGGTGATCCCGCACGGTGTCGAACTGTCCGGCGGCCACCGCGGCGTACGCCGTGTACTCGCCGTCTGTCGCGAACAGCCAGGGGTAGTCCGGGAAGCCCGCGCCGTACCAACGGGCCTTGGGCAACGATCCGGTCGGAGCCGGATAATCCTTGCCTTCGTTGACGTCTCGCAGCTCGAGGTCGCGGGCTTCTTGGACCGAGTCGGCCAGGTTCTGCTTGCTCCAGGCAACACTTTGCTGCAGCAGCGGATCGCCCGGCAGGTCCACCACGGTCTGCGCGGCGACCTTTGCGCGAGAGGCGATCTTTGCCTTGAGCAACGTCCCGGCATCGCGAAGCGCGGACCGGTGTTCGCGGTGCGCGGCGGCCAGGCCCTCGTCCGAGCCGGAGACCGCGAACCACACGGTCGTCGGACGGCCGGGCGCCACCGGCACGCGATACGTCAACCGGCCGCCCGTGCCCTTGCCGAAGGCCGAGTCATCGCAACGCGGCGGCGCCGTACCGTCGGCCGGGCAGACCACCGCAGGCTCCTGCGGTCCGCGATGGCCGGACCCGAGTGCGTGGGCGACGGGTTTGAGGTTGGACCCGGCGACGGCCGCGTAGTCGTGCGCGGCCATGCCCGGCGGCGTGCCTTGGTCGCGGAAGACGAGCGCGCCATCGGCGTACGAGCCGGAGTCCGGGAGGTTCGCGGTCGCGGCGCTGGGAGTGGTCCAGCCCCAGGGGTACGACGGCAGCAGTTCGGAGTGCGCGTCGGTGTCGAGGTCGATTGTGCGGGCCGAATCCGACGCGGTGAAGGTCAGCCCGACCAGCACTGAGCGCATGCCATCCGGTACGAAGTCCGTCCGGGTGAGGCCGACACCGTTGGTCGTGCCGTAGTCGATCCGCTGGTAGCCCTGCCCACTGGTGTACTTCCGGGCGGCGATCCCGTCCCCGAGCCAGTCACCGCCGACGGCGAACCACAGTCCGTCGAGCATCTTCATCGGCTGTGTCCAGAAGCCGCCCATCTCGCCCCGGATATGCCAGCCGGTGGCGGGATAGCGGCCGGTCTCGTCGCCCATCGCGTACGCGCGATCCCCGCTCACCAACGATCGCCGATCGGCCAGGCGGGTGGTCTCATAAAGCTCCGGCCCGACAGAGGCGCTGCCAGGGGGCACTTCGACGGGAGGAGACGCGGCGCTGGCCGGGACGGCGAGGGCGGTGGCGAGCAGGCCCACGATGATGGATCGTCTGACGTGGCGGGGTGTCATGACGGGCTCCTCCTACATCGGATTACCCGGGGCTCGAGCTGCCCCGGATCACGAGTTCAGGTAACAACAGCCGAGTGGTCGCGCGGTGGGATGGTTCGCTGAGCAGCTTCACCAGCTCGGCGGCGATCTCGTCGATCGGCTGCCGCAGACTGGTCAGCCCGGGCTCGACCACGGACGCCAGCGGCGAGTCATCGAAGCCGGTCAGCCCGACGTCCACACCCGCCCGCAGACCACGACGGTTGATCTCGCGCAAGGCGCCAAGGGCGAGTACGTCGCTGAGGGCCACGATCGCGTCGACCGGCCGGTCCGCGTCGAGCAGCTTCGCGGCACCGCGCGAGCCTTCGACGATGGTGTCCGAGCGGCAGGCGACGGACAGGCCACCAACCTGCAGGCCGGCCTCTTTGCACGCGCCACGCCAGCCGGACCGCCGGTCTTCCGCAAGGCCCGAGGTCTTCGGCCAGCCGAGGAAGCCGATCCGCGTCCGGCCGGCTTCGGCCAGATGCTGTACAGCCTGGGCGCAACCGGCCGCGCCGTCCACGTCGACCCACGAACCGGGCTGCGACTTCTCGCCCCAGACCCGGCCGAACGAGACGAACGGGATCTTCCGTTTGGCCAGCCAGGGATGACGCGGATCCTTGGTCTCGGTCTGCGACAGCACGAAGCCGTCCACGAGCCGACGCGCGTGCAGGTCGTCGTACACCCTCATGCCGTCAATGCCCGGCGGCGCGGTGAAAAGCAGGATGTGCCGGCCGCTGGACTCCGCGGCGGCGCAGAGCGCGTGCAGGAATTGGTCCATCACCAGATGTGCCTGGCCTTCGGGCCAGCTGGGGACGCAATAGCCGACCAGCTCAACCGCGCTCGTCCGCAGACTGCGGGCGTTACGGTTGGGGCGGTAGTTGAGCAACTCGATCGAGCGCGTGACTCGTTGCAAAGTGTCGGCGCGGAGCCGGTGCGGCGCGTTCAGCGCGTTCGAGACGGTCTGGACCGAGACCTCCGCATGCGCGGCGACCTCTTTCAGTGTGGCCATCGCGCACCTCCGGGTCGGGACTCGCGGCTTTTGACGCCCAGGTGACAACTTTGAACGTTAAAACCGCAGTCTCGATCGGACTGCCTGACCTGTCAACCCTATACGACCCTTTGTACGGCCGACGGGCCCCTTCGCGTTCGCCGGCCGCCGAACGCGAAGGGGCGCCGAATTACGCGCTGTGTCCGCCGTCGATGGTCAGCTCGGAGCCCGTCATGTACGCCGCACCCGGGCCGGCCAGGAACGCGACGGCCTCGGCCACCTCGGCGGTCGAGCCGAACCGGTCGAACGCGAGCGCGGTCCGCTGCGCCTCGGCGTACGGGCCGTCGGCCGGGTTCATCGCGGTATCGGTCGGACCGGGGTTGACGATGTTCGACGTGATCCGGCGGTCGGCCAGATCCCGTGCGAGACCCTTGTTCATGCCGATCAGCGCCGACTTGCTCATCGCGTAGAGCGTCATCCCGGGACCGGTGTTCCGGGCGGTGATGCAGCTCCCGATGTGCACGATGCGGCCGCCATCGCGCAGGTGTCCGGCCGCCGCCTGCGAGGCGACGTACGCCGCTCGCACGTTCACCGCGAGCACCCGGTCGACCTCTTCGAGCGGTACATCGGCGAGCATTCCCGACGTACCGACGCCTGCGTTGTTGACGAGGATGTCGAGCCCGCCGAGCTCCTCGGACGCCCGCGTCACCGCGGCCGCGACGGCTGCCGCGTCGGCGCCGTCGGCCTGGATCGCGACACCCCGGCCGCCGTACGCCTCGATCTTCTGCACCACCTCGGCGGCCTCGTCGGCGGACCGCAGGTACGTCACGGCGACACTCGCGCCACGCTCGGCCAGGGCCAGCGCGACGGCCGCGCCGATACCGCGGCTTCCTCCGGTCACCAGGGCGGTCTTACCGTTCATTTCGGACATCGTGACCTCTCGGGTAGTTCGTTTCGGTACCTCCAGCAAACGCGGCTGGGCGAGCCGTTGCTGGCGGAAATACGACACCCAACTTGATGTCGTTTTTTCGCTAGTGAACGGTTGACCGGCAGGGGATGCTGGGGGAGTGCATGAATGTGTCGAGAGGTGTGTGCGGGCGGTCCAGTCCAAGGACGCGCGGTTCGACGGCTGGTTCTTCACGGCCGTTCTGACCACGCGGATCTACTGCCGCCCGAGCTGTCCGGTGGTGCCGCCGAAGGTCGAGAACATGCGGTTCTACCCGAGCGCGGCGGCCGCTCAGCAGGCCGGATTCCGGGCCTGCAAGCGCTGCCGGCCGGACGCCAGCCCGGGCTCACCCGAGTGGAACGACCGGGCCGATCTGGTCGCCCGCGCGATGCGTCTGATCGCGGATGGCGTCGTCGACACCGACGGCGTGCCGGGATTGGCAGCGCACCTCGGCTACAGCGTGCGCCAGGTGCAACGCCAGGTGCTGGCCGAGCTCGGCGCGGGTCCACTCGCGATCGCCAGGGCGCAACGCGCGCAGACGGCC
Encoded here:
- a CDS encoding ABC transporter ATP-binding protein, producing MSGLSVRTEDLTVRFGDVTAVDGLDLRLAPGKIHGLLGRNGSGKSTLAALLAGFRRQTFGRILIEGAEVGEGGEPYENAAITSTVCLIRESGDVAQPIPVRCAVEFARDLRPFWSDEVAGELLDKFELSPKKRIQSLSRGKKSALGVVLGIASRAPLTIFDESYLGMDVPSRNLFYDALLADYAEAPRTIVLSTHLVSEVSALLEEVVILDEGRLVTQAPVETLRGRGAALVGPAATVDELTGGLTVLSEQRLGGTKSTTVFGDLDDGLRTRARSAGVELGPVGLQELFVHLTQNSSAQNSSTQNGNATNGNATKEAHR
- a CDS encoding ABC transporter ATP-binding protein, whose product is MPENLVVVDHLHKSYGATVAVDDVSLTVRRGEIFGILGPNGAGKTTTVEAIAGLRTPDRGTVRVAGLDPRADRAKTTAVVGVQLQAAELPEKLRVEEALSLYASFYPSPADPEQLLAKLGLTKVRKSAFGKLSGGQKQRLSIALALVGNPELAILDELTTGLDPQARRDTWELIRQVRDSGVTIILVTHFMEEAEHLCDRLAIIDAGRVVALDTPAGLIGAATTAQRITFRLAEAAELDDAILTRLPEVASVTRDGARIVVTGNDNLLVPLITTLAAHGHTPQDLHTERATLDDAFLSLAGHTYAAA
- a CDS encoding ABC transporter permease; protein product: MSQTLTLTRTESKLFLREWTGLFFVFALPLGLLAIFSMISSGDTSDPAQNIPASFLPTMAIGIGVSMLGMATLPMVLATYREKGILRRLSTTPARPLKVLLAQLVVHLTAAAMVVVLIVGVGALAFDAALPESALKFTVAALLTAAGLFSIGLVIAALLPTAKGASIVGNVLFFPSMFFAGVWTPGDVMPESLRWLRDVTPMGAGMSALQDAWAGTWPDPTHVIALVTVTAVCLVVASRYFRWE
- a CDS encoding glycogen debranching protein; translated protein: MTPRHVRRSIIVGLLATALAVPASAASPPVEVPPGSASVGPELYETTRLADRRSLVSGDRAYAMGDETGRYPATGWHIRGEMGGFWTQPMKMLDGLWFAVGGDWLGDGIAARKYTSGQGYQRIDYGTTNGVGLTRTDFVPDGMRSVLVGLTFTASDSARTIDLDTDAHSELLPSYPWGWTTPSAATANLPDSGSYADGALVFRDQGTPPGMAAHDYAAVAGSNLKPVAHALGSGHRGPQEPAVVCPADGTAPPRCDDSAFGKGTGGRLTYRVPVAPGRPTTVWFAVSGSDEGLAAAHREHRSALRDAGTLLKAKIASRAKVAAQTVVDLPGDPLLQQSVAWSKQNLADSVQEARDLELRDVNEGKDYPAPTGSLPKARWYGAGFPDYPWLFATDGEYTAYAAVAAGQFDTVRDHLRALRDISDQVNKGSGKVVHEVMPTGDVYFGSNQSAGNTDETVKFPSIVALLWRWTGDDRFRDEMYDFSVRNLRYVYRELDDDKDGWPEGLANVERSGMGVEKLDSTVYLARGLRDLADLAASRRDGAVEAWATAKAEDLERRFESQWWVDAAKGYADSVDDPADPANDNKPIFQRHWTGVTPMEVELTRPAGVGPLASRAHGLTALAQRETPCYTGEFGLFHTGSGPTSDPAGNPGPSCDSVVSAVKSERSIFSLNTSIMAVAEGNFGRLGPLQQQRYTTGNARIQLDPKVWETPGAMPEIAPSPDFIANIDRPFYDRSMNLQAWGTYGVLWPVVHQYLGVSPALGRHQLSVVPQLPAGQNKVAASNIRLGRGSIDVSARQVGKTLSTDVRLNDVPAALTIGAVLPAGAEIASVRMNDRTVPHRLVETARGTELRVITETSHASLRITLR
- a CDS encoding LacI family DNA-binding transcriptional regulator, which encodes MATLKEVAAHAEVSVQTVSNALNAPHRLRADTLQRVTRSIELLNYRPNRNARSLRTSAVELVGYCVPSWPEGQAHLVMDQFLHALCAAAESSGRHILLFTAPPGIDGMRVYDDLHARRLVDGFVLSQTETKDPRHPWLAKRKIPFVSFGRVWGEKSQPGSWVDVDGAAGCAQAVQHLAEAGRTRIGFLGWPKTSGLAEDRRSGWRGACKEAGLQVGGLSVACRSDTIVEGSRGAAKLLDADRPVDAIVALSDVLALGALREINRRGLRAGVDVGLTGFDDSPLASVVEPGLTSLRQPIDEIAAELVKLLSEPSHRATTRLLLPELVIRGSSSPG
- a CDS encoding SDR family NAD(P)-dependent oxidoreductase, with the translated sequence MNGKTALVTGGSRGIGAAVALALAERGASVAVTYLRSADEAAEVVQKIEAYGGRGVAIQADGADAAAVAAAVTRASEELGGLDILVNNAGVGTSGMLADVPLEEVDRVLAVNVRAAYVASQAAAGHLRDGGRIVHIGSCITARNTGPGMTLYAMSKSALIGMNKGLARDLADRRITSNIVNPGPTDTAMNPADGPYAEAQRTALAFDRFGSTAEVAEAVAFLAGPGAAYMTGSELTIDGGHSA